One part of the Arabidopsis thaliana chromosome 1 sequence genome encodes these proteins:
- a CDS encoding Subtilase family protein (Subtilase family protein; FUNCTIONS IN: identical protein binding, serine-type endopeptidase activity; INVOLVED IN: proteolysis, negative regulation of catalytic activity; LOCATED IN: endomembrane system; EXPRESSED IN: pollen tube; CONTAINS InterPro DOMAIN/s: Protease-associated PA (InterPro:IPR003137), Proteinase inhibitor, propeptide (InterPro:IPR009020), Peptidase S8/S53, subtilisin/kexin/sedolisin (InterPro:IPR000209), Peptidase S8, subtilisin-related (InterPro:IPR015500), Peptidase S8/S53, subtilisin, active site (InterPro:IPR022398), Proteinase inhibitor I9, subtilisin propeptide (InterPro:IPR010259); BEST Arabidopsis thaliana protein match is: Subtilisin-like serine endopeptidase family protein (TAIR:AT1G66210.1); Has 8166 Blast hits to 7068 proteins in 1085 species: Archae - 257; Bacteria - 4971; Metazoa - 68; Fungi - 200; Plants - 1982; Viruses - 0; Other Eukaryotes - 688 (source: NCBI BLink).) codes for MGNSFLIADTSSLVIGLLLILNGVFISAAKHYGLNKIHIVHLGAKQHDTPELVTKSHYQILEPLLGSKEAAKNSLVYNYKHGFSGFAAKLTASQAKNLSAHPEVLRVVPSRVMRLKTTRTFDYLGLLPTSPKSLLHKTKMGSEAIIGVIDSGIWPESQSFNDTGLGPIPKRWKGKCLSGNGFDAKKHCNKKLIGAEYLTVGLMEMTDGIYDYPSLGESMSPRDHVGHGTHVAAIAAGSFVANANYKGLAGGTARGAAPHARIAMYKVCWREVGCITADLLKAIDHSIRDGVDVISISIGTDAPASFDIDQSDIGFGSFHAVMKGIPVVASAGNEGPNAQTVDNVAPWIITVAATSLDRSFPIPITLGNNLTILGEGLNTFPEVGFTNLILSDEMLSRSIEQGKTQGTIVLAFTANDEMIRKANSITNAGCAGIIYAQSVIDPTVCSSVDVPCAVVDYEYGTDILYYMQTTVVPKAKLSPSKTLIGRPIASRVPRFSCRGPNSVSPAILKPDIAAPGVNVLSAVSGVYKFMSGTSMATPAVSGIVGLLRQTHPHWSPAAIRSALVTTAWKTDPSGEPIFSEGSTRKLADPFDYGGGLINPEKVTHPGLIYDMGIDDYLHYLCSAEYDDDSISKLLGKTYNCTSPKPSMLDFNLPSITIPSLTGEVTVTRTVRNVGPARSVYRPVIESPLGIELDVKPKTLVFGSNITKITFSVRVKSSHRVNTDFYFGSLCWTDGVHNVTIPVSVRTKFMRNYV; via the exons ATGGGCAATTCTTTTCTGATTGCAGATACAAGTTCTCTAGTTATCGGTCTTTTGTTAATCCTGAACGGAGTGTTTATCTCTGCGGCAAAACACTATGGCTTGAACAAG ATTCACATTGTACACTTGGGAGCAAAGCAACACGATACCCCTGAGCTGGTTACTAAGTCACATTACCAAATTCTTGAACCACTTCTTGGAAG CAAAGAAGCAGCCAAGAATTCTTTAGTATACAATTACAAGCATGGCTTTTCCGGCTTTGCAGCAAAACTTACCGCCTCTCAAGCAAAGAATCTTTCAG CGCATCCCGAGGTTCTTCGTGTTGTACCAAGTCGAGTAATGAGGttgaaaacaacaagaacattTGATTACTTGGGACTTTTGCCTACTTCTCCAAAAAGTCTTCTACATAAAACCAAGATGGGAAGTGAAGCTATTATTGGGGTCATAGACTCAGGGATATGGCCAGAGTCACAGTCATTCAATGACACAGGTCTAGGACCGATCCCGAAGCGTTGGAAGGGAAAATGTTTGTCTGGAAATGGATTTGACGCCAAAAAACATTGCAACAAAAAACTTATAGGGGCCGAGTACTTGACCGTAGGTCTTATGGAAATGACGGATGGGATATATGACTATCCTTCACTAGGTGAGTCTATGTCCCCTAGAGATCATGTAGGCCATGGGACACACGTGGCTGCAATTGCTGCTGGTTCTTTTGTGGCTAATGCAAACTATAAAGGACTAGCTGGAGGAACCGCTAGAGGCGCGGCTCCTCATGCACGTATAGCTATGTACAAGGTATGTTGGAGGGAAGTTGGATGTATAACAGCTGATCTACTCAAAGCAATTGATCATAGTATACGCGATGGTGTTGATGTTATATCCATTTCAATTGGTACTGACGCGCCAGCAAGTTTTGATATTGATCAAAGTGAcattggttttggttcattCCACGCCGTGATGAAAGGCATTCCCGTTGTTGCTTCTGCTGGAAACGAAGGACCTAACGCTCAAACCGTCGATAATGTTGCTCCATGGATCATAACCGTCGCCGCTACATCCCTAGACCGTTCTTTCCCGATACCGATAACTCTTGGAAACAATCTAACTATTCTC GGTGAAGGTTTAAACACATTCCCAGAAGTTGGATTTACTAATCTTATATTATCAGATGAAATGTTGAGCAGATCTATCGAACAGGGGAAAACTCAAGGGACCATTGTCCTTGCGTTTACGGCAAACGATGAGATGATAAGAAAGGCGAATAGCATAACCAATGCTGGATGTGCTGGTATAATCTATGCACAATCTGTGATTGATCCTACGGTTTGTAGTAGCGTTGATGTTCCTTGCGCCGTGGTAGATTATGAATATGGAACCGACATCTTATACTACATGCAGACCACAGT AGTGCCTAAAGCAAAACTAAGCCCTTCCAAGACACTCATTGGCCGACCTATTGCTTCTAGAGTGCCTCGTTTCTCTTGTAGAGGACCTAATTCAGTTTCACCAGCAATTCTTAAG CCAGACATAGCAGCACCGGGTGTTAATGTTCTTTCTGCAGTATCTGGTGTGTATAAGTTCATGTCGGGAACATCAATGGCGACTCCTGCTGTGTCGGGAATCGTTGGATTACTAAGACAAACACACCCTCACTGGTCTCCAGCTGCAATCCGATCCGCTCTTGTCACAACAG CATGGAAGACCGATCCATCTGGAGAGCCAATATTTTCAGAGGGATCAACACGTAAACTTGCTGACCCATTTGACTATGGAGGTGGTTTGATCAACCCAGAGAAAGTAACACACCCGGGCCTCATCTACGACATGGGTATCGATGACTATCTTCATTACCTTTGTTCTGCCGAATACGATGATGATTCCATTTCAAAACTACTTGGTAAAACTTACAATTGCACTTCGCCAAAGCCATCGATGCTCGACTTCAACTTGCCTTCCATTACAATCCCAAGTCTCACTGGAGAGGTCACTGTGACAAGAACCGTGAGAAATGTTGGACCGGCCCGTTCAGTCTACAGACCAGTGATTGAGTCTCCTCTTGGTATCGAGCTTGATGTGAAACCGAAGACTCTTGTGTTTGGTTCCAACATAACAAAGATTACTTTTAGTGTGAGAGTGAAATCGAGTCATAGAGTTAAcactgatttttattttgggagCTTGTGTTGGACCGATGGAGTTCATAATGTCACTATTCCTGTTTCCGTGAGAACAAAGTTCATGAGGAACTATGTTTGA
- the GSR2 gene encoding uncharacterized protein (glutamine synthase clone F11 (GSR2); FUNCTIONS IN: glutamate-ammonia ligase activity, copper ion binding; INVOLVED IN: nitrate assimilation, response to fructose stimulus, response to salt stress, response to sucrose stimulus, response to glucose stimulus; LOCATED IN: cytosol, cytosolic ribosome, apoplast, vacuole; EXPRESSED IN: 24 plant structures; EXPRESSED DURING: 14 growth stages; CONTAINS InterPro DOMAIN/s: Glutamine synthetase, catalytic domain (InterPro:IPR008146), Glutamine synthetase, beta-Grasp (InterPro:IPR008147), Glutamine synthetase/guanido kinase, catalytic domain (InterPro:IPR014746); BEST Arabidopsis thaliana protein match is: glutamine synthase clone R1 (TAIR:AT5G37600.1); Has 35333 Blast hits to 34131 proteins in 2444 species: Archae - 798; Bacteria - 22429; Metazoa - 974; Fungi - 991; Plants - 531; Viruses - 0; Other Eukaryotes - 9610 (source: NCBI BLink).): MSLLADLVNLDISDNSEKIIAEYIWVGGSGMDMRSKARTLPGPVTDPSKLPKWNYDGSSTGQAPGQDSEVILYPQAIFKDPFRRGNNILVMCDAYTPAGEPIPTNKRHAAAEIFANPDVIAEVPWYGIEQEYTLLQKDVNWPLGWPIGGFPGPQGPYYCSIGADKSFGRDIVDAHYKASLYAGINISGINGEVMPGQWEFQVGPSVGISAADEIWIARYILERITEIAGVVVSFDPKPIPGDWNGAGAHTNYRDTLRIGGQLQTWTLTLLLP; the protein is encoded by the exons ATGAGTCTTCTTGCAGATCTTGTTAACCTTGACATCTCAGACAACAGTGAAAAGATCATCGCTGAATACATATg GGTTGGTGGTTCTGGTATGGACATGAGAAGCAAAGCCAGG ACTCTCCCTGGACCTGTGACCGATCCATCAAAACTTCCAAAGTGGAACTATGATGGTTCAAGCACTGGTCAAGCTCCTGGTCAAGACAGTGAAGTGATCTTATA CCCTCAAGCAATTTTCAAAGATCCATTCCGTAGAGGCAACAACATCCTT GTTATGTGTGATGCTTACACTCCAGCGGGAGAGCCAATCCCTACTAACAAGCGACATGCTGCGGCTGAGATCTTTGCTAACCCTGATGTTATTGCTGAAGTGCCATG GTATGGAATCGAACAAGAATACACTTTGTTGCAGAAGGATGTGAACTGGCCTCTTGGATGGCCCATTGGTGGCTTCCCTGGCCCTCAG GGACCATACTACTGCAGTATTGGAGCTGACAAATCTTTTGGAAGAGACATTGTTGATGCTCACTACAAAGCCTCTTTGTATGCTGGAATCAACATCAGTGGGATCAATGGAGAAGTCATGCCGGGACAATGGGAGTTCCAAGTCGGCCCATCGGTCGGTATCTCAGCTGCTGATGAAATATGGATCGCTCGTTACATTTTGGAG aggatcacAGAGATTGCTGGTGTGGTTGTATCTTTTGACCCAAAACCTATTCCTGGTGACTGGAATGGAGCTGGTGCTCACACCAATTACAG GGATACTTTGAGGATAGGAGGCCAGCTTCAAACATGGACCCTTACGTTGTTACTTCCATGA
- the GSR2 gene encoding uncharacterized protein (glutamine synthase clone F11 (GSR2); CONTAINS InterPro DOMAIN/s: Glutamine synthetase, catalytic domain (InterPro:IPR008146), Glutamine synthetase, beta-Grasp (InterPro:IPR008147), Glutamine synthetase/guanido kinase, catalytic domain (InterPro:IPR014746); BEST Arabidopsis thaliana protein match is: glutamine synthase clone R1 (TAIR:AT5G37600.1).) — translation MSLLADLVNLDISDNSEKIIAEYIWVGGSGMDMRSKARTLPGPVTDPSKLPKWNYDGSSTGQAPGQDSEVILYPQAIFKDPFRRGNNILINVFYRFDQVMCDAYTPAGEPIPTNKRHAAAEIFANPDVIAEVPWYGIEQEYTLLQKDVNWPLGWPIGGFPGPQGPYYCSIGADKSFGRDIVDAHYKASLYAGINISGINGEVMPGQWEFQVGPSVGISAADEIWIARYILERITEIAGVVVSFDPKPIPGDWNGAGAHTNYSTKSMREEGGYEIIKKAIEKLGLRHKEHISAYGEGNERRLTGHHETADINTFLWGVANRGASIRVGRDTEKEGKGYFEDRRPASNMDPYVVTSMIAETTLLWNP, via the exons ATGAGTCTTCTTGCAGATCTTGTTAACCTTGACATCTCAGACAACAGTGAAAAGATCATCGCTGAATACATATg GGTTGGTGGTTCTGGTATGGACATGAGAAGCAAAGCCAGG ACTCTCCCTGGACCTGTGACCGATCCATCAAAACTTCCAAAGTGGAACTATGATGGTTCAAGCACTGGTCAAGCTCCTGGTCAAGACAGTGAAGTGATCTTATA CCCTCAAGCAATTTTCAAAGATCCATTCCGTAGAGGCAACAACATCCTT ATTAACGTTTTTTATCGGTTTGATCAGGTTATGTGTGATGCTTACACTCCAGCGGGAGAGCCAATCCCTACTAACAAGCGACATGCTGCGGCTGAGATCTTTGCTAACCCTGATGTTATTGCTGAAGTGCCATG GTATGGAATCGAACAAGAATACACTTTGTTGCAGAAGGATGTGAACTGGCCTCTTGGATGGCCCATTGGTGGCTTCCCTGGCCCTCAG GGACCATACTACTGCAGTATTGGAGCTGACAAATCTTTTGGAAGAGACATTGTTGATGCTCACTACAAAGCCTCTTTGTATGCTGGAATCAACATCAGTGGGATCAATGGAGAAGTCATGCCGGGACAATGGGAGTTCCAAGTCGGCCCATCGGTCGGTATCTCAGCTGCTGATGAAATATGGATCGCTCGTTACATTTTGGAG aggatcacAGAGATTGCTGGTGTGGTTGTATCTTTTGACCCAAAACCTATTCCTGGTGACTGGAATGGAGCTGGTGCTCACACCAATTACAG TACTAAATCAATGAGGGAAGAAGGAGGATACGAGATAATCAAGAAGGCGATCGAGAAGCTTGGCTTGAGACACAAGGAACACATTTCCGCTTACGGTGAAGGAAACGAGCGTCGTCTCACGGGACACCATGAAACTGCTGACATCAACACTTTCCTTTGG GGTGTTGCGAACCGTGGTGCATCGATCCGAGTAGGACGTGACACCGAGAAAGAAGGGAAGGGATACTTTGAGGATAGGAGGCCAGCTTCAAACATGGACCCTTACGTTGTTACTTCCATGATTGCAGAGACTACACTCCTCTGGAACCCTTGA
- the GSR2 gene encoding uncharacterized protein (glutamine synthase clone F11 (GSR2); FUNCTIONS IN: glutamate-ammonia ligase activity, copper ion binding; INVOLVED IN: nitrate assimilation, response to fructose stimulus, response to salt stress, response to sucrose stimulus, response to glucose stimulus; LOCATED IN: cytosol, cytosolic ribosome, apoplast, vacuole, chloroplast envelope; EXPRESSED IN: 24 plant structures; EXPRESSED DURING: 14 growth stages; CONTAINS InterPro DOMAIN/s: Glutamine synthetase, catalytic domain (InterPro:IPR008146), Glutamine synthetase, beta-Grasp (InterPro:IPR008147), Glutamine synthetase/guanido kinase, catalytic domain (InterPro:IPR014746); BEST Arabidopsis thaliana protein match is: glutamine synthase clone R1 (TAIR:AT5G37600.1); Has 11094 Blast hits to 11090 proteins in 3405 species: Archae - 162; Bacteria - 5924; Metazoa - 440; Fungi - 257; Plants - 1757; Viruses - 3; Other Eukaryotes - 2551 (source: NCBI BLink).) produces the protein MSLLADLVNLDISDNSEKIIAEYIWVGGSGMDMRSKARTLPGPVTDPSKLPKWNYDGSSTGQAPGQDSEVILYPQAIFKDPFRRGNNILVMCDAYTPAGEPIPTNKRHAAAEIFANPDVIAEVPWYGIEQEYTLLQKDVNWPLGWPIGGFPGPQGPYYCSIGADKSFGRDIVDAHYKASLYAGINISGINGEVMPGQWEFQVGPSVGISAADEIWIARYILERITEIAGVVVSFDPKPIPGDWNGAGAHTNYSTKSMREEGGYEIIKKAIEKLGLRHKEHISAYGEGNERRLTGHHETADINTFLWGVANRGASIRVGRDTEKEGKGYFEDRRPASNMDPYVVTSMIAETTLLWNP, from the exons ATGAGTCTTCTTGCAGATCTTGTTAACCTTGACATCTCAGACAACAGTGAAAAGATCATCGCTGAATACATATg GGTTGGTGGTTCTGGTATGGACATGAGAAGCAAAGCCAGG ACTCTCCCTGGACCTGTGACCGATCCATCAAAACTTCCAAAGTGGAACTATGATGGTTCAAGCACTGGTCAAGCTCCTGGTCAAGACAGTGAAGTGATCTTATA CCCTCAAGCAATTTTCAAAGATCCATTCCGTAGAGGCAACAACATCCTT GTTATGTGTGATGCTTACACTCCAGCGGGAGAGCCAATCCCTACTAACAAGCGACATGCTGCGGCTGAGATCTTTGCTAACCCTGATGTTATTGCTGAAGTGCCATG GTATGGAATCGAACAAGAATACACTTTGTTGCAGAAGGATGTGAACTGGCCTCTTGGATGGCCCATTGGTGGCTTCCCTGGCCCTCAG GGACCATACTACTGCAGTATTGGAGCTGACAAATCTTTTGGAAGAGACATTGTTGATGCTCACTACAAAGCCTCTTTGTATGCTGGAATCAACATCAGTGGGATCAATGGAGAAGTCATGCCGGGACAATGGGAGTTCCAAGTCGGCCCATCGGTCGGTATCTCAGCTGCTGATGAAATATGGATCGCTCGTTACATTTTGGAG aggatcacAGAGATTGCTGGTGTGGTTGTATCTTTTGACCCAAAACCTATTCCTGGTGACTGGAATGGAGCTGGTGCTCACACCAATTACAG TACTAAATCAATGAGGGAAGAAGGAGGATACGAGATAATCAAGAAGGCGATCGAGAAGCTTGGCTTGAGACACAAGGAACACATTTCCGCTTACGGTGAAGGAAACGAGCGTCGTCTCACGGGACACCATGAAACTGCTGACATCAACACTTTCCTTTGG GGTGTTGCGAACCGTGGTGCATCGATCCGAGTAGGACGTGACACCGAGAAAGAAGGGAAGGGATACTTTGAGGATAGGAGGCCAGCTTCAAACATGGACCCTTACGTTGTTACTTCCATGATTGCAGAGACTACACTCCTCTGGAACCCTTGA
- a CDS encoding Subtilisin-like serine endopeptidase family protein (Subtilisin-like serine endopeptidase family protein; FUNCTIONS IN: identical protein binding, serine-type endopeptidase activity; INVOLVED IN: proteolysis, negative regulation of catalytic activity; LOCATED IN: endomembrane system; EXPRESSED IN: 9 plant structures; EXPRESSED DURING: L mature pollen stage, M germinated pollen stage, 4 anthesis, C globular stage, petal differentiation and expansion stage; CONTAINS InterPro DOMAIN/s: Protease-associated PA (InterPro:IPR003137), Peptidase S8/S53, subtilisin/kexin/sedolisin (InterPro:IPR000209), Peptidase S8, subtilisin-related (InterPro:IPR015500), Proteinase inhibitor I9, subtilisin propeptide (InterPro:IPR010259), Peptidase S8/S53, subtilisin, active site (InterPro:IPR022398); BEST Arabidopsis thaliana protein match is: Subtilase family protein (TAIR:AT1G66220.1); Has 8523 Blast hits to 7657 proteins in 1261 species: Archae - 243; Bacteria - 5042; Metazoa - 227; Fungi - 284; Plants - 1974; Viruses - 0; Other Eukaryotes - 753 (source: NCBI BLink).), translated as MELSSLIVPNNKKHFVVVFIGLVLIFKIALITAANEKSQIYTVHLGERQHDDPNIVTESHHDILGPLLGSKKASHESMIYSYRHGFSGFAAKLTSSQARELSGHPDVVRVTRSKNMKLKTTRVSDYLGLTSAAPTGLLHETDMGSEAIVGILDSGIWPDSKSFNDNGLGPIPTRWKGKCVSAEAFNASSCNRKLIGAMYYSKGLESKYNGSFNAAEKGEVMSPLDKIGHGTHCASTAVGSFVPDANVLSLAQGTARGSAPRARIASYKVCWNNEECFTPDIVKAIDHAIRDGVDVLSLSLGSEVPVDFEVDRDDFAIAAFHAVMKGIPVVCAGGNDGPEKETISNVAPWLITVAATTMDREYFTPITLGNNITLLGQEGLYIGEEVGFTDLLFYDDVTREDMEAGKATGKILLFFQRANFEDDFAAYAKSKGAVGVIIATQPTDSIDASTVDIAIAYVDNELGMDILLYIQTTKSPIAKISPTKTFVGRPLATKVARFSSRGPNSLSPVILKPDIAAPGSGILAAVPTGGGYDFMSGTSMSTPVVSGIVALLRKKRPDWSPAAIRSALVTTALQTDPSGEPIAAEGSPRKLADPFDYGGGLVNPVKVADPGLVYDMGHDEYVHYLCSAGYDNTSISKLLGEIYTCPTPIPSMLDVNMPSITIPYLSEEITITRTVTNVGPVGSVYKAVIQAPQGINLQVSPETLEFGSNTNKTTFTVKVSTTHRANTDYLFGSLTWADNEGHNVRIPLSVRTRVFNFKI; from the exons ATGGAGTTGTCTTCTCTGATTGTACCAAATAATAAGAAGCATTTTGTAGTTGTGTTCATAGGTTTAGTATTAATCTTCAAGATAGCCTTAATTACTGCTGCCAATGAGAAAAGCCAG ATTTACACGGTGCATTTGGGTGAGAGGCAACATGATGATCCTAATATTGTAACTGAATCACATCATGATATTCTCGGACCACTTCTTGGAAG CAAAAAAGCTTCCCATGAGTCTATGATTTATAGTTACAGACATGGTTTCTCAGGCTTTGCAGCGAAACTCACATCATCTCAAGCAAGGGAACTTTCAG GGCATCCGGATGTTGTTCGCGTAACGAGAAGTAAGAAtatgaaactgaaaacaaCAAGGGTTAGTGATTACTTGGGACTCACTTCAGCTGCTCCAACCGGTCTCCTCCATGAAACCGATATGGGAAGTGAAGCAATTGTTGGAATCCTGGACTCAGGAATATGGCCAGATTCCAAGTCATTCAACGACAACGGTCTTGGACCAATCCCAACACGTTGGAAAGGAAAATGTGTTTCAGCAGAAGCGTTCAACGCATCGAGCTGTAACAGAAAGTTGATTGGAGCTATGTACTACTCAAAGGGTCTTGAGAGTAAGTACAACGGATCGTTTAACGCGGCAGAGAAAGGTGAGGTTATGTCCCCTCTAGACAAAATTGGACACGGAACCCACTGTGCATCGACAGCCGTGGGTTCTTTTGTCCCAGACGCAAATGTCCTCAGTCTAGCTCAAGGAACCGCGAGAGGAAGTGCCCCGCGGGCCCGTATAGCCTCTTACAAAGTGTGTTGGAACAACGAGGAGTGTTTCACACCGGATATTGTAAAGGCCATTGATCATGCCATCCGTGATGGTGTCGATGTACTATCGCTCTCGCTCGGATCTGAAGTACCTGTAGATTTTGAGGTTGATAGAGATGATTTCGCTATTGCTGCTTTCCACGCTGTTATGAAGGGAATTCCCGTGGTATGTGCTGGAGGGAACGATGGTCCTGAAAAAGAAACCATCTCTAATGTTGCTCCGTGGCTCATAACTGTCGCGGCTACGACCATGGACAGAGAATACTTCACGCCCATCACTCTTGGAAACAATATAACCTTACTG GGTCAAGAAGGTCTATACATCGGAGAAGAAGTTGGATTCACTGATCTTCTTTTCTACGACGACGTGACAAGAGAGGATATGGAAGCCGGTAAAGCTACAGGAAAAATCTTGTTGTTCTTCCAAAGAGCCAATTTTGAAGACGATTTTGCAGCTTATGCCAAATCAAAAGGTGCTGTTGGCGTCATTATCGCTACGCAGCCAACAGATAGTATCGATGCAAGCACCGTTGATATCGCTATTGCCTACGTAGACAACGAACTTGGCATGGACATTTTATTGTACATCCAAACAACCAA ATCACCAATAGCTAAAATCAGTCCGACCAAGACGTTCGTTGGCCGACCTTTAGCGACCAAGGTCGCTAGATTTTCTTCTAGAGGTCCCAATTCACTATCTCCTGTCATTCTCAAG CCGGATATAGCAGCACCAGGTTCAGGTATACTCGCAGCCGTACCAACAGGGGGAGGATACGATTTCATGTCAGGAACATCAATGTCTACACCTGTCGTGTCAGGAATAGTCGCACTTCTTAGAAAAAAACGCCCCGACTGGTCTCCTGCAGCGATCCGATCTGCTCTCGTCACAACCG CGTTACAAACCGACCCATCGGGAGAGCCTATCGCAGCCGAGGGTTCCCCACGCAAACTCGCCGACCCGTTTGACTATGGAGGCGGCCTTGTAAACCCGGTGAAAGTAGCGGACCCAGGACTTGTTTACGACATGGGCCACGATGAATATGTTCATTACTTGTGCTCCGCAGGCTATGACAACACATCCATCTCAAAACTACTTGGAGAAATCTACACTTGCCCTACCCCAATTCCATCAATGCTTGATGTCAACATGCCTTCCATCACAATCCCATATCTTAGTGAAGAGATCACAATAACAAGAACTGTGACGAATGTTGGGCCGGTTGGTTCGGTTTACAAAGCTGTGATCCAAGCGCCTCAAGGTATTAACCTTCAGGTTAGTCCTGAGACTCTTGAATTCGGTTCCAACACTAACAAGACTACGTTCACGGTGAAAGTCTCCACGACTCATAGAGCGAATACTGATTATCTCTTTGGGAGCTTGACTTGGGCCGACAATGAAGGCCATAATGTAAGAATCCCTCTTTCTGTGAGAACAAGAGTTTTCAACTTCAAGATCTAA